The Musa acuminata AAA Group cultivar baxijiao chromosome BXJ2-2, Cavendish_Baxijiao_AAA, whole genome shotgun sequence genome contains the following window.
GAGATCATTAATTACATAGAACAAACTTGAAATGATAATTCATCATTCCAAAAAACACTTAACAGTCCATTTACATCTCAAACATCCATGTAGTTGCAAACTGTCCATCCAAAACCACCAGAGGAGACAAGCATCCATCATTAAAAGGATGCAATTTGTGAAAAATGACttgtaaaaaaattaattttcagacTATGCGAAGAAAAAGGTAGAGGAATTATCTAAAAAGTCGACTACTACTTACCTAGTGCATTGATGTACTATGAACAAGAATATTCAAACATTTACAAAATAAGATTATTTCTGAAGCATCAGAAACAAGATCGTATCATTCTTAAGCCAAAATAATGCTATAACAGGAACTTTATGGAACCAATTTTACTGAAAACAAGGGCAGGAAGTTGATCGAAAAACCTTCTCGTTTCTTCATCCCGCAGTTTAGCATCCATCTCCTTGCTTGGAGGATACTTTGGCAGGCTTGATGGCTCACATGCATATGGTGGAGTATTAAAGAACTACAAAAGGCAAAACAGGTAATAAACTTGATCATAATCCATAATATGAATAAATAACGGAAGCAGTAGGCTGCATATATCATATGTATGAATGAACATGCCAACCTTATCCCCACAATGGAACAATTTTAGAGCAGAGGTTCAAAATTTGCAGTAAATATACTGTCTTCTTTATGatcttcacaatcatctagcaatcAAGTGTCCAGTTTTCCTTAACATGAAGCATTGCCTATAGCTACTACCACTATGTGTAATACAGTTAAAGACAAAAAACCATGTAGAACTAAGAGTTTAAGTAAAGCATAATTCATGATTCATTAAATTTCTACATAAGCATGAATTATTCTTGTCCAACCAACCAACAACAGAATAAGACAATCGTACCTATCAAGAATGAGCAGGACGGAATCAAGAAGCCACAAAATGTTCCTTCCAAAACATTCATAAACAGTAGAACATTGAAGAGAATGTGACTTTAAATAAAATAGTTTTATTTGCAAATTTCAACACTAAAATTTTACATTTGAACCACAGCATGAGAAGATGCTTTTCAAGGAACTTTGTTGTTGCAACTAACTAAAATTGTAATATTATATATAACATGTGAAATGTGCTTCATAACAGAAAAAAGGTCAGGCCATCACTAGTATTAACAAATCCATTTTTATCAAAAGCTTATAATACGAAACTCACTTCACTTATTAGTGCGTCAGTGGCAGTTAAACGTTCAGCCGAATCAATTGCCAGAAGAGTTTCGACTAATGGCATTGATGATGGTGGAAAATCCTTAAATGTATCCTTTATGCAACATTTGTATGGTTGCTGGGGTTTAAAAATGGTGGCATGTGGCAACTTTGACTTCTTCCAGTAATCCTCTGAAGGGGAGCCACAAAGCTTGAAAATCTTATGCAGCTGCTCAACCTGATAAATGAAACCATTCAGACCTCAGCACTCATGAATCATGATAAATAGAAACCTTTCAGAAACAACAAAAATGTTGTGCCAATGTGGTAGGATATGTATAACGAATTAGACTCCTGAAAATGTCCAGTTACTACCTCAACTAGCAACATTAATTTATAATGCGGCATCTGCTCTATGCATGAATACCTTGAGTAGGACTTACCAGCATGAACACCTTGAGTTGGACTTACAAAAAGTAATTAGGTCAATGTATCACCTTCAAACATTCTTGGCCGTTAAAGGACAAGTGGAGCTATGGGCGACCAGTATTGAGTAATGAAAACAGATTCTCTGCTTGCAAAGGCACGCTACTTCATACATTGACCATCCCCAAACCTAAACCTCGCATTGGCAAGAGCCTTGTGCACTAAGCCTCTCTTAGTGGAATAAATTCAAATACTAATCAAACAAGTACAATAAGGAACATTTAGCAGTCAGGTATATTGTACACATGTTGATAGTGTTTTAACTCTTATCACTTCAATCTTTGACATGATGATCTGACACATTTGGTTCTGTTCGAACATTGTATACCAAGCCATAGCATCTGAAAGACTATTGATACCATCTTCCTACAACTAAAGTTACATAGAAGTAAGAGAAAGCTCAAGCAAAATCCAATAAAGGATTGATTAAATGTACAGACATATTGAGGTTAAGCCCAAAATTGTAAGCTCACTTTTTCTAACAGATCAATAATGTCAATGAGGTTTTCACAGAGAACATTACActagaaacaataaaaaaatgcTTTTAGAAACCAATCCAACTTAGAAGCCAATATATTCCTCTTGAGATTGATAAGAAAGCCTATGTAATCCTACTGAGACTGAGTTTGCTTCCAAAATGTAAAATAATCTGTGCAGCACAGCCAGATAACACCATACAAATGTGGCATTGATGATAGCAAAATCTTAAAAAATGAATTTTCTGTGACTCGAATCTTGGTCTCCCATGTCGCAAAGGAACAACCTTAACGTTGTAccaagcccccccccccccccctcttgcaACTTCATACAAgggaaatatattttaaaatgtgagtgATGCCAACTAATAATCGATTGAGTTACAATGAACCAGATACGTCACATCAACACTTTCTTCTTCACTAAATAAAAAGCAAAAACTGTTTCGAAGGATCAGTTGGCAGGAACAACAATTTTGCATAAAGTGATATTTAAACTGAATCCATTGTTCACAAGTATAAGCTAGACATCATTCTTTGAGGATGTACTTCCACTGATTCCTTGTCTTTCATTGCCTTGTATATTGACAAATCCTTGTAGCATCTGTCCACATATTTCATGCTATGTTCATTGCAGCTTAGTCAAGCTGCAATGAAGTGTGTGTAATCTCCTTTCTATTGTAACCTAAACCTAAACTATTTTAGAGGCTTGGGCAACAATCAGACGTATCTAACTGACCTCAATCTTACAGCATGCCTTATCAATTGTGTTGTCTGCATTTCCTCTTCTCAAAATATAAACCAATTATCAACTTGAACTACTTTCAGAATCTTACCTTCAAAACTGCATTGAGCACCTCCATAACACCTACACCTGGTGCCTTTCTTATGTCAACCATTCTAAATTTTCCAGGACTTTTTCCCCAAGCACATATCTGTTTATCATTATCAGACCTTCTTTTAGTAAAACTATTACAAAGCTGATTTCAGCAGATGCCATACAAGAAATATACTCTCATGAGGATATCTGTTGTGTGGTCTTCTTCCTTTTATATTATTTGTCATCATCGAGCATCATGATGTATATTATCACTTCCATACATGCATCTTTTAGCACAATAGAGCTAAATCATTTATTGTTATGTGTGTGAATAATACAACTTAATTTCTGATACAGTATATTATATGTTTCCAATATTAATTATCTTTCTGTAGCAGCAATGATATTCAGCAAAAGGTTAGGAAAGGTGGAAACAATCAACACATTTTATGGTTTCCAACTTCATCAGAGGTTGTGGGTCTATTTACAGTGTGGAAATTTTGGATATTGTACACCATAGAGTTAACAAGACATGTTACCTCGGTCCTCCCAGGCATAATAGGCTTTCTGGCCAACAACTCTGCTAAAATGCAGCCTGCACTCCAAAGATCTATACCCACACCATAGTCAGTGGCTCCCAAGAGAAGCTCTGGTGCTCGGTACCAAAGAGTAACCACCCGGCTAGTCATCGGTTGCTTGTGGTCAGGATCAAAAGTTGTAGCCAAGCCAAAGTCCGCAATCTTAAGTAACCCCTCATTATCAATTAGGAGATTAGAACCCTTAATGTCTCGATGTAGCACACCATTATTGTGACagtgctccaatcctaacaataacTGCCGCATATAACACTTCACCTGCTCAAACACAATGTTAGATATACATCTCAAGAAAGATCATACTTTGAAGAGGTGAATAAACTGGATATGTCATGAAAATCTAACCTGAGGCTCGGTAAAGTTGATCGTGGGACTCGCAGCAAGACCAGCAAGGTCATGCTCCATATACTCGAACACTAAATATAAGCTACAAGACATTCTGGATGTCACTAAACCTTCCAGTTTCACCACATTGGGGTGATCCAACCGCCGTAGAATAAGGATCTCTCTTGCCATAAATTTCACACTCTCTggctccatattatcaaatct
Protein-coding sequences here:
- the LOC103970062 gene encoding probable serine/threonine-protein kinase At1g54610 isoform X3 translates to MGCILAKEASPSPNRSSLGQRRREKVGTAAPVGSGSKSQASLSRIETAVDAAPTNTTATVAEVPDRQENAKRPEGQPPGRRRRQRLEPRLSKPPGHVHGEQVAAGWPSWLSNVAGEAINGWTPRRADTFEKIDKIGQGTYSNVYKARDMLTGKIVALKKVRFDNMEPESVKFMAREILILRRLDHPNVVKLEGLVTSRMSCSLYLVFEYMEHDLAGLAASPTINFTEPQVKCYMRQLLLGLEHCHNNGVLHRDIKGSNLLIDNEGLLKIADFGLATTFDPDHKQPMTSRVVTLWYRAPELLLGATDYGVGIDLWSAGCILAELLARKPIMPGRTEVEQLHKIFKLCGSPSEDYWKKSKLPHATIFKPQQPYKCCIKDTFKDFPPSSMPLVETLLAIDSAERLTATDALISEFFNTPPYACEPSSLPKYPPSKEMDAKLRDEETRRLKNGGGKANVNGTKKTRARDRTTRAVPAPEANAELQVNIDNIITYGLEILFPLSRTIYFTDSNGLTNVQDLNN